ATTATTTTCCACGAGTTTATTGCATTGAGTGCTGATGTTAAAAAAGCGCCAACTTTTATGGATAAAGTGAAATACATTTTTAATCCGCCTGGATGGAGCCATGATGGAAGCACCAAAATTGCTAAAATTATGCAACAGGAATTACGTGAGGAGGAACAGAAAAGATACGAAGCACTGCAACAGGACAAAGTAAAAGGGCTTAATGATCGAGGAGAATTAAGTTCTACAGGATAAAAATAATCTAAAGGTCTGTGTCTCCACAGACCTTTTTTGTTAATATTTCATTTACTTTTTTAGCCACAGATGCACGCAGATAAACAATGAAGAATTTTAGTATTCGAAAAATCTGTCATTCCCAGCGCAGCGAAGAATCGATAACTGTGGTGAACAGGTGTTTCATCGTTTGCATGTACTTCATTACGCTTTTATTGATAGTACTCAATTAGTACAGTCGTCATTCCCGCGCAGGTGGGAATCTTAATACTTTTGCATTAAGATTCCCAATCAAGTTGGAAATGACGATCTCGCGCTTCTGATCATGTCTAATCAATTTTCTAACCCTAACCATATAAAAATCCGTTTTTAAGCCATTTCAAGAAGCAAAAAGACCTATCAATAAACTAGTCCATTTTTAACAAAATTAAATTTTATTAAAAATATTTTCAATTTCCTATTGACAAATTAAATTTTGTTACTACATTTGGCTCAACAAAAAAAGAAATGCAAATTACAAACACATATTACTTTGGTTACTTTTACTATTTTAGTGAGAGCCGGGGCTAATATGCAAAAAGATATATAACAATATTAAAATGTATAAAAAAGTCCCGGCAAACAGCCGGGACTTTTTTGTTTTAACGCAAAAATGGAAACGACAAAACGAGTAGCAATTCAGGGTATTAAAGCATCTTTCCACGAGGAGGCCGCCTACAAATTCTTTGGTAAAGACATTGAAACGGTTGAGTGTAATTCTTTTAAAGAAACCTGCGACAAACTAGAGCAAAACGATGCCGATTTCGTAGTAATGGCTATCGAAAACTCTATCGCCGGCAGTTTATTACCAAACTATACACTGATCAGAGATTTTGGTTTTTCGGTTGTGGGAGAGGTTTACTTACCTATCCAATTGCACTTAATGGCATTACCAGGTGTAAAGTTTGAGGATATTAAAGTGGTTACTTCGCACCCTATTGCCATCCGCCAGTGTATCGATTTCTTTTACGATTATCCGCACATTAAAATTGTAGAGAGCAACGATACTGCTGCCTGTGCAAAAAGGATCCAGGAAGAGCAATTAACCGATACCATGGCCATTGCAAACAGTTTAGCTGCAGAACTTTACAGTTTGAATATCTTAGAACGCCGGGTAGAATCGAACAAGAAAAACTATACCCGTTTTCTGATTCTTAAAAAAGATAAAACAGACGAAGGAAAGAAGATAAACAAAGCATCGATCTGTTTCCAGGTTGGCCACAAGGCAGGCTCACTGGCAACGGTGTTAAATATTTTCGCAGAACAGGATGTAAGCTTAACAAAAATACAATCTATGCCTGTTTTAGGTAAAAGAAACGAGTATTACTTTTACGT
The nucleotide sequence above comes from Pedobacter riviphilus. Encoded proteins:
- a CDS encoding prephenate dehydratase, which codes for METTKRVAIQGIKASFHEEAAYKFFGKDIETVECNSFKETCDKLEQNDADFVVMAIENSIAGSLLPNYTLIRDFGFSVVGEVYLPIQLHLMALPGVKFEDIKVVTSHPIAIRQCIDFFYDYPHIKIVESNDTAACAKRIQEEQLTDTMAIANSLAAELYSLNILERRVESNKKNYTRFLILKKDKTDEGKKINKASICFQVGHKAGSLATVLNIFAEQDVSLTKIQSMPVLGKRNEYYFYVDLEWPSTEKYDKAIRKALKYTSNFNILGEYQKNDKV